Below is a genomic region from Candidatus Cloacimonadota bacterium.
CACGATGGGAACTGAACCGATTAGTCCGGCAGAAAATTTGCGGAACATCAGCGTGAGCAAAAGCACGATTATAATTAGCGACAAGATTAAACTTTGTATTTGTCCCTGAAGGATTAGATCAGTAAAAACGAGTCCTTTGTAACCGGAACCGGCATAATTTACAGTGATTCCGAGTTCTTTAAAATCGTCCTTATATTCTTCCACGACGGCTATTGCACTATTGATTGTTTTGGAATTATCACTTTTTAGTTGAATTGTAATATTTGCAGTTTTATAATCGTAATCCACAACTTTCCAGAGATTTTCGGGATCGCCGGACATTTCATAAAGAAGTAGATATTGGGCGTTCAAGTCGCTTGATTCGGGTATAACATCAAACTCATCTTTATCCGCATGCATAACTTTATTCATCCGTTTGAGATAATCTGCAAGGGAGAATGAATTTCCCACTTCTGCTAATCTGCTTTCCACGTCATTCTGTAGTTTATCAATTAGTTTCAACGCTTTGGGAGTTTTCATTACATCATTTTCATCGCTTTCTAAAACAACATTCAAACTGCTGGTACCTCCGAAATGCTCATTGATGAATTTATCCGTTAGCACGATATCGCTATCTTTTTCAAATTTATCAAGAAAACTTGAATTTATCCATACTTTTGTAATTCCAAAAATTGAAATCACCAAGATGATAATTGTGAGGGAGAGGGTGAGTCCTTTATGTTTTATCACACCTTCTGCAAAGCGATATGAGAAAGGATTTTTTGCATTCGCAGTTTTACTTTTTGATTTCAATTTTCGTTTTGGAAATCCGAAAACAAGGATAGCTGCCGGGATAAGGAGTAATGAAAATACCATTGCAGCCATAACCCCCAAAGCAGTAAATAAACCGAAATATTTAATAGGATAGATTTGGGAAGTTAGCAGGGAAATAAATCCAACCGATGTTGTAACCGAAGTCATAACAACCGGTTTCCACATTCCCGATAGCATGTCCGAAACAGCTTCTTTTCGAGAAGCATTCGGATTCTTACGCAAGAAAAGATCAAGATGACTATACAGGTGAATTCCATCCGCCACCCCAATTGCGATCAACATTACCGGGATCATCGTTGATACAGCATAAATTGGAATATTGAAAGCAGCCATCAGACCAAAAGTCCAGACCACACTAAAAAGCACAACTAACAAAG
It encodes:
- a CDS encoding MMPL family transporter codes for the protein MLKFLKGVLRFPKTNLIIILLISVVFFKIMKSNSSMETDLDEYMPQDHPAFVYSDEAEEIFNIKDGIIIAIENENGIYNYETLKKIKDLTRKLGKMKEINKNDITSLYTADNIVGDEYGMDVKAFYKKIPKTPEQLAELQNNVRTNEMVFRRLVSDDETVAVIIAEIEDDAFTQEFYHHILELTKLFENPEKIYVAGSPIVEGTMAYLGPRDMKKMVPIVILVIILVLLLVMKSVKNTIFTLLVVLFSVVWTFGLMAAFNIPIYAVSTMIPVMLIAIGVADGIHLYSHLDLFLRKNPNASRKEAVSDMLSGMWKPVVMTSVTTSVGFISLLTSQIYPIKYFGLFTALGVMAAMVFSLLLIPAAILVFGFPKRKLKSKSKTANAKNPFSYRFAEGVIKHKGLTLSLTIIILVISIFGITKVWINSSFLDKFEKDSDIVLTDKFINEHFGGTSSLNVVLESDENDVMKTPKALKLIDKLQNDVESRLAEVGNSFSLADYLKRMNKVMHADKDEFDVIPESSDLNAQYLLLYEMSGDPENLWKVVDYDYKTANITIQLKSDNSKTINSAIAVVEEYKDDFKELGITVNYAGSGYKGLVFTDLILQGQIQSLILSLIIIVLLLTLMFRKFSAGLIGSVPIVITAAIGFGVMGLLNIPLSTTTALISSIAIGIGIDYAVHFIDRYKTYAEQTGDKTKTIRQTMQHSGRAIIFNAMVVIAGFLVLLFSVFPPNRSLGALVSLNMFTSFLGTVTIMYLLLY